From a region of the Rouxiella sp. S1S-2 genome:
- a CDS encoding HAD family phosphatase produces MNLALFDLDKTLISDDSASLWLHWLVSQGYTPRDSLHTHLKHMHAVSHDGDSPPDPAIISSYLALTLAPMSGYHCSTVSGWVERFVHRDILPRLYPQARQQIAWHKERGDCIALVSASGEHLVKTVARRLGVEHVFALQPEVNEGALCFTGNTLGELTFHQGSVRRIESWLAQPSTPSFKQTYAYSDSIYDLPLLEFVDKPSVVNGCRALREVAAHRGWPDLSWSRHPARAAVAS; encoded by the coding sequence ATGAATTTAGCGCTGTTCGATCTCGATAAAACGCTGATTAGCGATGATAGCGCCAGTCTATGGCTGCACTGGCTGGTTTCTCAAGGCTACACGCCACGCGACAGTTTGCATACTCACCTTAAACATATGCACGCTGTCAGCCACGATGGCGACTCCCCGCCCGACCCTGCCATTATCTCTTCTTACCTTGCACTGACATTGGCCCCCATGAGCGGTTATCACTGTTCTACCGTGTCTGGCTGGGTCGAGCGCTTTGTTCATCGCGATATTTTACCCCGTCTTTATCCGCAGGCCAGACAGCAAATCGCCTGGCATAAAGAGCGCGGCGACTGTATCGCGCTGGTGTCAGCGTCGGGAGAGCATCTGGTGAAAACCGTGGCCCGCCGGCTCGGTGTTGAACACGTTTTTGCGCTGCAGCCAGAAGTTAATGAGGGCGCCCTGTGTTTTACCGGTAATACCCTCGGAGAGTTGACCTTTCATCAGGGCAGTGTACGGCGCATAGAGAGCTGGCTCGCGCAGCCTTCCACCCCGTCTTTTAAACAAACGTATGCCTATAGCGACTCTATTTATGACCTGCCACTGCTGGAGTTTGTTGATAAACCGAGCGTAGTCAACGGCTGTCGCGCACTGCGTGAGGTTGCCGCACACAGAGGCTGGCCTGACCTAAGTTGGTCACGACACCCGGCGAGAGCGGCGGTGGCCTCTTAA
- a CDS encoding LysR family transcriptional regulator, translating to MHSTEIRYFLAVANTGSLSAASKQLFVAVSAISRQIQQLEARIGATLFERHARGMVLNDAGQILENHVRKSMMDMEFAIAEIQGLKAVRRTVIRIACTDGPAFDLLPEMFARFRAINPGVMFYLNVGTAMQVSENIRSGEYDLALQFSLSPERGVDVLASYPATVRMIMRPDHPLAYQNLKLSDLHAYPLALNEPSSTIRQLLDLSCRMSGIFLEPAMSCNRFSTLYDFMLSTPGAIVACSHFSVLFKARRDGLVMKSINIEQLSQRTLQLQTQAGKHRSAALSQFIEFGCELLNRESAAFERDFYL from the coding sequence ATGCACAGCACAGAAATTCGATATTTTTTGGCGGTGGCCAATACCGGCTCGCTCAGTGCCGCCAGCAAGCAGCTGTTTGTCGCAGTTTCAGCTATCAGCAGACAGATTCAGCAGCTTGAGGCACGCATTGGCGCCACGCTGTTTGAACGTCATGCACGCGGCATGGTGCTCAACGATGCGGGGCAGATTCTAGAGAACCACGTGCGTAAGAGCATGATGGATATGGAGTTTGCGATTGCCGAAATCCAGGGTCTGAAAGCGGTTCGCCGTACAGTAATCCGCATTGCCTGCACCGACGGTCCGGCATTTGATTTGCTCCCGGAGATGTTTGCCCGGTTCAGGGCCATTAATCCTGGTGTGATGTTTTACCTGAACGTTGGCACGGCAATGCAGGTTTCTGAAAATATCCGCAGTGGCGAATATGATTTGGCTCTGCAATTTAGCCTGTCGCCCGAGCGCGGCGTTGACGTATTGGCGTCTTATCCGGCCACCGTGCGTATGATAATGCGACCCGATCATCCGCTTGCGTATCAAAATCTTAAGCTCAGCGACCTGCATGCGTATCCGCTGGCGCTTAACGAACCCAGCAGTACCATACGCCAGCTATTGGATTTATCTTGTCGGATGAGCGGAATTTTTCTTGAGCCCGCAATGAGTTGTAATCGCTTTAGTACGCTGTACGATTTTATGCTGAGCACGCCGGGTGCCATTGTGGCCTGCAGCCATTTTTCGGTGCTGTTTAAGGCACGCCGAGACGGATTAGTGATGAAGTCGATTAACATTGAGCAATTGAGTCAGCGCACTCTGCAGCTGCAAACTCAGGCTGGCAAGCACCGTTCTGCGGCACTCAGCCAGTTTATTGAGTTCGGATGCGAATTACTTAACCGAGAGAGTGCCGCGTTTGAACGCGACTTTTACCTGTGA
- a CDS encoding M20 family metallopeptidase, translating to MTVEKAVNQALGWFDRGEFKAVLARRVALATESQSTQRDALLQRYFDQEISPSLLAMGFELQLLDNPHAANRPFLIATLIEDPALPTVLSYGHGDVVFGDDENWSEGLDPWVLFEDGDRWYGRGSADNKGQHSVNLAALEQVFAARDGKLGFNCKLLFEMGEEISSPGLADICHTYKEALRADIFLASDGPRLSAERPTLFLGSRGAVNFRLTVNARDKDYHSGNWGGLLPNPGTLLANAVSCLINPQGQMQVAALKPPAVSAAIREILADVEVASTPGDPEIDVNWGEAGLSPAERLFAWNQMEVLSFLTGNPARPMNAIPASATAVCQLRFVVGTDWKNLQQHVRNHLDQHGFPQVEVEFLRGSPATRFDPTDPLVDWVLDVMQQSSDKKPALLPNLGGSLPNEVFADILGLPTLWVPHSYPACGQHAVDEHMLISIAREGLEIMTRLFWDLGSRGNCLLAAHHQHAAKSAVQDGVK from the coding sequence ATGACAGTTGAAAAAGCAGTGAACCAGGCACTGGGCTGGTTTGACCGCGGCGAATTCAAAGCCGTATTAGCAAGACGCGTTGCGCTGGCGACCGAGAGTCAATCGACGCAGCGTGATGCGCTATTACAGCGCTATTTTGACCAGGAAATAAGTCCTTCACTGCTCGCCATGGGCTTTGAGCTGCAGCTTCTCGATAATCCTCACGCAGCCAACCGCCCTTTCCTTATTGCCACCCTGATTGAAGACCCGGCTTTGCCGACAGTGCTGAGCTATGGCCACGGCGACGTGGTGTTTGGCGACGACGAAAACTGGAGTGAGGGTCTCGACCCGTGGGTGCTGTTTGAAGACGGCGACCGTTGGTATGGCCGCGGCAGTGCCGATAACAAAGGGCAGCACAGCGTTAATCTTGCCGCGCTGGAACAGGTTTTTGCGGCACGAGACGGAAAACTTGGCTTTAACTGCAAGCTGCTGTTCGAAATGGGCGAAGAGATAAGCTCCCCTGGGCTGGCCGACATTTGCCATACTTACAAAGAAGCGTTACGTGCAGACATATTTTTGGCCTCCGACGGACCGCGCCTGAGTGCCGAGCGCCCAACGCTGTTTCTTGGCTCACGCGGTGCGGTTAACTTTCGCCTCACGGTCAATGCACGCGATAAAGACTACCACTCGGGCAACTGGGGCGGGCTACTGCCTAACCCGGGCACGCTGCTGGCCAACGCAGTGTCTTGCCTGATTAATCCACAGGGACAAATGCAAGTTGCAGCTCTTAAACCCCCTGCGGTCAGCGCGGCAATTCGTGAAATTCTTGCCGACGTTGAGGTTGCCTCTACGCCCGGCGACCCTGAAATTGACGTCAACTGGGGTGAGGCGGGTCTGAGTCCGGCAGAACGCCTTTTTGCCTGGAACCAGATGGAAGTGCTGTCATTTTTAACCGGCAACCCGGCTCGGCCGATGAACGCCATTCCGGCGAGTGCCACTGCGGTATGCCAGCTGCGTTTCGTGGTAGGAACCGATTGGAAAAATCTGCAGCAGCACGTGCGTAATCACCTTGATCAACATGGATTCCCGCAGGTTGAGGTTGAATTCCTGCGGGGGTCACCGGCTACCCGATTCGACCCTACCGATCCCTTGGTCGATTGGGTGCTGGACGTGATGCAGCAAAGCAGCGATAAAAAACCAGCGCTGTTACCTAACCTCGGTGGTTCGCTGCCCAATGAAGTGTTTGCCGATATTTTGGGCCTGCCGACGCTGTGGGTTCCGCACTCATACCCGGCCTGCGGACAGCACGCGGTGGATGAGCACATGCTGATTTCGATTGCCCGCGAAGGGCTGGAAATCATGACACGTCTGTTCTGGGATCTGGGCAGTCGCGGTAACTGCCTGCTTGCGGCACACCATCAACACGCGGCCAAAAGTGCTGTTCAGGACGGTGTAAAATGA
- a CDS encoding MFS transporter, which yields MSHISSATPASTAVKPSLTKTLFVTCVGNALEWFDIAVYAFFAAYIARAYFPTTDPTVSLLLTFGSFGVSFLIRPLGAVVLGAFADRAGRKASLLASIGLMTLGSLIIVVTPSYATIGMAAPLLILLARLIQGFSAGGEFGSSTAFLVEHFPERKAYIASWQFATQGASTLLASAFGLGLSQWMSESQIQDWGWRLPFAFGLLIGPVGLYIRRNIDEAESFVKSDKTASPLKTLFGNQKSLLCMAVGLMVVSTAVNYMLNYVPTYATKTLHFSGQIAFTATLLAGVILTVATPIMGLWAEKVGRLPLMWGSLILLLVTIYPGFWLMTHYTSAFSLIALVCWMALLKSVYFSAVPSMMADLFPVSTRASGMAIGYNIAVTVFGGFAPFICTLLITATGTSLAPSYYLMIVALLSLWALIKSQQNNR from the coding sequence ATGAGCCACATCTCCTCAGCAACCCCTGCCAGCACGGCGGTGAAACCTAGCCTGACCAAAACGCTGTTTGTTACCTGTGTTGGCAACGCATTGGAGTGGTTTGACATCGCGGTCTATGCCTTTTTTGCGGCGTATATCGCCCGAGCCTATTTCCCCACCACCGACCCAACCGTTTCGCTGCTGTTGACGTTCGGCAGTTTTGGCGTCTCATTCCTTATTCGCCCGCTTGGCGCGGTCGTTTTAGGGGCCTTTGCCGATCGCGCAGGTCGTAAAGCCTCCCTTCTGGCCTCCATCGGATTAATGACTCTCGGCAGCCTGATTATCGTGGTGACCCCGTCCTACGCCACGATAGGCATGGCCGCGCCGCTGCTTATTCTGCTGGCGCGCCTGATTCAGGGCTTTTCGGCGGGCGGTGAGTTTGGTAGCTCTACGGCCTTTCTGGTTGAGCATTTCCCAGAGCGCAAGGCATATATCGCCAGTTGGCAGTTCGCCACCCAGGGTGCCAGCACGCTGTTGGCGTCGGCTTTCGGGCTGGGTCTGTCGCAGTGGATGTCCGAGTCTCAGATTCAGGATTGGGGGTGGCGTCTGCCGTTTGCCTTTGGCCTGCTGATTGGCCCGGTGGGTTTATACATCCGCCGCAATATTGATGAGGCCGAGAGTTTTGTTAAATCTGACAAAACGGCATCGCCACTTAAAACGCTGTTTGGCAATCAAAAGTCTCTGCTGTGCATGGCGGTGGGTCTGATGGTGGTGTCAACGGCGGTCAACTATATGCTGAACTACGTGCCAACCTACGCGACCAAGACGCTGCATTTTTCGGGGCAAATTGCCTTCACCGCTACGCTGCTGGCAGGGGTGATTCTCACCGTGGCTACGCCGATAATGGGCCTGTGGGCTGAAAAAGTGGGGCGTTTACCGTTGATGTGGGGCTCGCTTATCTTGCTGCTGGTTACCATTTATCCTGGCTTCTGGCTGATGACCCACTACACCAGCGCGTTCTCGCTGATTGCATTAGTGTGCTGGATGGCGCTGCTAAAATCGGTCTACTTCTCGGCGGTGCCATCAATGATGGCCGACCTGTTCCCGGTTAGCACCCGCGCAAGCGGCATGGCTATTGGCTATAACATTGCAGTGACCGTTTTTGGCGGCTTTGCGCCGTTCATCTGCACCTTGCTCATTACCGCCACCGGAACTAGCCTGGCGCCGAGCTACTACCTGATGATTGTTGCTCTGCTCAGCCTGTGGGCGTTAATCAAATCACAGCAAAACAATCGTTAA
- a CDS encoding PQQ-dependent sugar dehydrogenase, with protein sequence MPLSLNNLSAINKKNAWRLMLAVGAVSLPALVFAQAAGKPVPTVAVKVQTELTGLNHPWSLAFLPDNQGALITERGGNLRLWQPGKPISAPITGVPSVWVEGQAGLWDVRIAPDFDKTRRVYLSYAKKDDKGQPHAELGYGTLSADGLNLENFKTIFVETPPLESGINLGGKLVFDPQGNILMSLGDNNQRIEAQNINSLRGKVIRLTAEGGIPQDNPFIKQLGARPEIYTYGNRNPQALAFNPWSGDLWETEHGPRGGDEVNILKPGNNYGWPLATYGINYSGMPIPEAKGTHIDGMEDPLYYWRISPGVSGMAFYNNAKFPAWKNTLLVGALKETTLIQLKVSNKRVLGEKRILTDLGQRIREVQVGPDGYVYVLTDESAGKLLKISPK encoded by the coding sequence ATGCCGCTTTCACTCAATAACCTTTCCGCTATCAATAAAAAAAACGCTTGGCGTCTGATGCTGGCCGTGGGCGCGGTTTCACTTCCCGCATTGGTTTTCGCGCAGGCCGCAGGCAAACCGGTGCCTACTGTTGCGGTAAAAGTGCAGACTGAACTTACCGGGCTTAATCATCCGTGGTCTTTGGCATTTTTACCCGATAATCAGGGTGCGCTTATCACCGAGCGCGGCGGCAATCTGCGCCTGTGGCAGCCGGGTAAACCGATCTCTGCGCCCATTACCGGCGTGCCGAGTGTTTGGGTTGAAGGACAGGCCGGGCTGTGGGACGTGCGTATCGCCCCTGATTTTGACAAAACACGGCGGGTTTACCTGAGCTATGCCAAAAAAGACGACAAGGGACAGCCGCACGCCGAGCTAGGGTATGGAACGCTGTCGGCCGATGGGCTTAATCTTGAAAACTTTAAAACTATCTTTGTTGAAACACCGCCCCTTGAGAGCGGAATTAACCTCGGCGGTAAATTAGTCTTCGACCCACAGGGCAATATTCTGATGTCGCTGGGGGATAACAATCAGCGCATCGAGGCGCAAAATATCAATTCGCTGCGCGGCAAGGTCATTCGTCTGACTGCGGAGGGCGGCATCCCACAAGATAATCCGTTCATTAAACAATTGGGTGCACGTCCTGAAATCTATACCTATGGCAACCGAAATCCTCAGGCGCTGGCGTTTAATCCGTGGAGCGGCGATCTTTGGGAAACCGAACATGGCCCTCGTGGCGGCGATGAGGTGAATATTCTCAAGCCGGGGAACAACTACGGCTGGCCGCTGGCAACCTACGGTATTAACTATTCTGGTATGCCAATTCCAGAAGCCAAAGGCACCCATATTGACGGCATGGAGGACCCGCTCTATTACTGGCGTATTTCTCCTGGTGTCAGCGGCATGGCGTTTTATAACAACGCCAAATTCCCAGCGTGGAAAAATACCCTGCTGGTGGGCGCGTTAAAAGAAACCACGCTGATTCAACTCAAGGTCAGTAATAAAAGGGTGCTGGGCGAGAAGCGTATACTGACCGATTTGGGGCAGCGCATTCGTGAAGTGCAGGTAGGGCCGGACGGCTACGTGTATGTACTGACGGACGAAAGCGCCGGTAAATTACTGAAAATTTCGCCTAAATAA
- a CDS encoding sugar ABC transporter substrate-binding protein — MKKMSASLLALSLFAAVPAFAAEQSVLAAVPAAIAQHSGPVRIAVIRNLGSDDNTTQFLAGAIKQGRALGFKVDTFLSNGDDAKFQDFVNQAISQKYDGIILSQGRGPYSNNLVKRITAAGIAVSVFDTEVTEGTPGVTVTRQDDTSLTKASVGELVKDFKGKANIVRLWVAGFPPMERRNVTYQQILKDNPGIHQLESIGAVSSDVQGDTANQVGAILAKYPKGKIDAIWGAWDAFSQGAYKALKENGRTEIKLYSIDASNQDLQLMREKDSPWKFTAAVDTQLIGAVNLRLVALKIAGEKTPDTYEFPAQVIPQALLVSQPGAVNVNALGKIIPGWGKSEDFTAPWFATLEAKYKK; from the coding sequence ATGAAAAAAATGTCCGCCTCACTGCTCGCTTTGAGCCTGTTTGCCGCCGTTCCCGCCTTTGCGGCTGAGCAGTCGGTGTTGGCCGCCGTACCTGCTGCCATCGCCCAGCACAGTGGCCCGGTGCGTATTGCCGTTATCCGCAATCTGGGTTCTGACGACAATACCACTCAGTTTTTGGCCGGTGCTATCAAACAGGGTCGTGCGCTTGGCTTCAAGGTTGATACCTTTCTGAGCAATGGTGACGACGCTAAATTTCAGGACTTTGTGAATCAGGCTATCAGTCAAAAATACGACGGCATTATTCTTTCTCAGGGCCGCGGTCCTTACTCCAATAACCTGGTCAAGCGAATCACCGCTGCCGGTATTGCGGTATCGGTATTTGATACCGAAGTGACTGAAGGCACGCCGGGCGTGACGGTTACGCGTCAGGATGACACCTCGTTAACCAAGGCATCAGTGGGCGAATTGGTTAAAGATTTCAAGGGTAAAGCCAACATTGTGCGTCTGTGGGTTGCCGGATTCCCACCGATGGAACGCCGCAACGTGACCTATCAGCAGATCCTCAAAGATAACCCGGGCATCCATCAGCTCGAGTCCATCGGCGCGGTTTCTTCCGACGTGCAGGGTGACACCGCCAATCAGGTGGGCGCAATTTTGGCCAAATATCCAAAAGGTAAAATCGATGCTATCTGGGGCGCATGGGACGCCTTTAGCCAGGGTGCCTATAAAGCGCTCAAAGAAAATGGTCGTACAGAAATCAAGCTCTACAGCATTGACGCCTCCAATCAGGACTTGCAGTTGATGCGTGAGAAAGACAGCCCGTGGAAATTCACCGCCGCCGTTGATACCCAACTGATTGGTGCAGTAAACCTGCGTCTGGTGGCGTTGAAAATTGCCGGTGAAAAAACGCCGGACACCTATGAATTCCCTGCACAGGTTATTCCACAGGCTCTGCTAGTGAGCCAGCCGGGCGCAGTTAACGTTAATGCGTTGGGTAAAATCATTCCAGGCTGGGGCAAGTCAGAAGACTTTACCGCGCCGTGGTTTGCTACGCTGGAAGCCAAATACAAGAAGTAA
- a CDS encoding CidA/LrgA family protein, with product MRSILSLPIQYIRAFILIYACLYAGNAISALLPITIPGSILGMLILFTLLSTQVLPYKWVKPGCSVLIRYMALLFVPIGVGVMNYYTELRTQFGPLVVSCVVSTLIVLLIVAFSSHYMHRERPVIGKPENEQ from the coding sequence ATGCGATCCATACTGTCACTACCTATTCAATATATTCGGGCATTTATCCTGATTTATGCCTGTTTATACGCAGGCAACGCGATTTCCGCCCTGCTTCCTATCACCATTCCGGGCAGTATTCTCGGCATGCTGATCCTCTTTACGCTGCTCTCGACGCAAGTCTTGCCTTATAAGTGGGTGAAACCCGGGTGCAGCGTATTAATTCGCTACATGGCGCTGCTGTTTGTGCCCATCGGCGTTGGGGTGATGAACTATTACACTGAGTTGCGCACCCAGTTTGGACCGTTAGTGGTTTCCTGCGTGGTCAGCACGCTGATTGTGCTGCTGATTGTTGCCTTCTCCTCACACTATATGCACCGCGAACGTCCCGTTATTGGCAAACCGGAGAATGAGCAATGA
- a CDS encoding CidB/LrgB family autolysis modulator — MSEIWWSLPLTLLVYFATRRLAIKLRMPLLNPLLMSMVVIIPLLLITHIPYARYFAGSKILNDLLQPAVVALAFPLYEQLHQIRARWKSIISICFIGSVVAMTTGTAIALWMGATPEIAASVLPKSVTTPIAMAAAQSINGIPAISAVCVIFVGILGAVFGHAILNIFKITTKASRGLAMGNASHALGTARCAEVDYQEGAFSSLALVICGIITSLLAPFLFPILLKLFG, encoded by the coding sequence ATGAGCGAAATCTGGTGGTCTTTACCCCTGACGCTGCTGGTCTATTTCGCGACCCGCAGGTTGGCAATTAAACTGCGCATGCCGCTGCTTAATCCGTTACTGATGTCGATGGTGGTGATTATTCCGCTGTTACTCATCACACACATTCCCTATGCGCGCTATTTTGCTGGCAGCAAAATTCTCAATGACCTGCTGCAGCCTGCCGTAGTGGCGCTGGCTTTCCCGCTGTATGAGCAGTTGCATCAAATTCGTGCACGCTGGAAATCTATTATCAGTATCTGCTTTATCGGTAGCGTGGTGGCGATGACCACCGGCACGGCCATTGCTCTATGGATGGGTGCCACGCCGGAAATTGCCGCCTCCGTACTGCCAAAATCGGTTACCACGCCGATTGCTATGGCCGCCGCCCAGTCAATTAACGGCATTCCGGCCATCAGTGCGGTGTGCGTGATTTTTGTCGGCATTTTAGGCGCCGTTTTTGGTCACGCCATTTTGAACATTTTCAAAATTACCACTAAAGCCTCGCGCGGGCTGGCAATGGGTAATGCCTCACACGCACTGGGCACCGCCCGCTGTGCGGAAGTTGACTATCAGGAAGGCGCGTTCAGCTCGTTGGCGCTGGTTATCTGCGGCATTATCACCTCTTTACTGGCACCGTTTCTATTCCCGATTCTGTTAAAACTGTTCGGCTAA
- a CDS encoding M20 family metallopeptidase: MQPTPKTESSSSTDSELLKHVWSLIDEKKGIFWDLSDRIWATPEVNYTEFKSSKEHLELLKNQGFRVTEGVAGLPTAMMGEAGEGGPIIAILGEYDALPGLSQQADVAEPVALEEGANGHGCGHNMLGSSALLAATAVKDYLAASGLPGRVRYYGCPAEEGGSAKGFMVRAGLFDDVDVAICWHPGAFNCVMDANSLACNELNYTFYGRAAHASSTPHLGRSALDAVELMNVGINYLREHMPSSARIHYAITDSGGFSPNVVQAKATVRYLVRTRTLPELTELLKRVDKVAEGAALMTETRMKRNILSGDANLVGNRVLEELMQSHLERLGGPGFNDADYAYAARFQQSMNQEEIRSAYQRTGSVYRAGETLCDYVLPLDRPESSMIGSTDVGSVSWVVPTVQCRSATYTIGTPGHSWQLVAQGKSALAHKGLTHAAKLMASTAIGLLIEPQRITDAKAEHASRLVGTPFVNPIPNDVQPPFPGSH, from the coding sequence ATGCAGCCGACACCCAAGACAGAATCTTCATCGTCAACCGACAGTGAATTGCTCAAACACGTCTGGTCGTTAATCGATGAGAAAAAGGGCATCTTTTGGGACCTCAGTGACCGTATCTGGGCCACGCCCGAGGTCAATTACACCGAATTCAAATCCTCTAAAGAACACCTCGAACTGTTGAAAAATCAGGGATTTCGCGTGACCGAAGGCGTAGCCGGTTTACCCACCGCCATGATGGGCGAAGCCGGTGAAGGCGGTCCGATTATCGCCATTCTGGGTGAATATGACGCGCTGCCGGGTCTCAGTCAGCAGGCTGATGTGGCCGAACCCGTCGCACTGGAAGAGGGAGCTAACGGGCACGGCTGCGGTCACAACATGTTGGGTTCATCGGCGCTGCTGGCGGCAACGGCGGTGAAAGATTACCTCGCAGCCAGCGGGCTGCCTGGTCGCGTGCGTTATTATGGATGCCCGGCAGAAGAAGGCGGTTCAGCCAAAGGTTTTATGGTGCGTGCTGGACTGTTTGACGACGTCGATGTTGCTATCTGCTGGCACCCCGGCGCGTTTAACTGCGTGATGGACGCCAACTCCCTCGCCTGTAACGAGCTTAACTACACCTTCTATGGTCGCGCCGCTCACGCCTCCTCGACACCACATTTAGGCCGCAGCGCGCTTGACGCGGTTGAGCTAATGAACGTGGGCATTAACTACCTGCGCGAACACATGCCGAGCAGTGCACGTATTCACTATGCCATTACCGACAGCGGCGGCTTTTCCCCCAACGTGGTACAGGCCAAGGCCACCGTACGCTATCTGGTGCGCACCCGCACCCTGCCGGAACTCACCGAACTGCTTAAACGGGTCGATAAAGTCGCCGAGGGTGCGGCGCTGATGACCGAAACTCGCATGAAACGCAATATTCTCAGCGGTGACGCCAATCTGGTTGGCAATCGCGTACTCGAGGAACTGATGCAATCACATCTTGAGCGGCTCGGCGGACCGGGCTTTAACGACGCAGACTATGCCTATGCGGCACGTTTTCAGCAATCAATGAATCAGGAAGAAATTCGCAGCGCCTATCAGCGTACCGGCTCCGTCTATCGCGCGGGAGAAACGCTGTGTGACTACGTACTGCCGCTCGACCGACCTGAAAGCTCGATGATTGGCTCAACAGACGTCGGTTCAGTGAGCTGGGTGGTGCCGACGGTGCAGTGCCGCAGCGCAACCTACACCATCGGCACGCCGGGGCATTCCTGGCAGTTGGTGGCACAGGGCAAATCGGCGCTGGCGCACAAGGGGTTAACCCACGCCGCCAAGCTGATGGCAAGCACGGCAATCGGCCTTCTGATTGAGCCGCAGCGGATCACCGATGCCAAAGCCGAACACGCCAGCAGACTCGTAGGCACGCCGTTTGTTAACCCGATCCCCAACGACGTGCAGCCGCCGTTTCCCGGTAGTCATTAA
- a CDS encoding ABC transporter permease codes for MGNLGFLETLSFGPGGWGPMLLSGALMTIALSLCGFLLAGVIGGLFSWAKICGNRPIRYLADAYTTVVRGIPDLLIIYLLYFGGSQLLTHLGKLFGEGQFISFPGFLAGMLAVGIAAGAQQTEVFRGAFYAISPGELEAAKAFGMSTPVRIRRIIIPLLLRHALPGMGNVWQVVLKAAALVSVTGLAELMNKAQTGAGSTGKPFDFYCAAALLYLLISACSGWSLRKAEAHYSRGVKR; via the coding sequence ATGGGCAATCTGGGATTTTTAGAAACACTGAGTTTCGGCCCCGGCGGATGGGGTCCGATGCTGCTATCGGGGGCATTGATGACAATAGCCCTGTCGCTTTGCGGCTTTTTACTGGCCGGTGTGATAGGCGGCCTGTTCTCGTGGGCAAAAATCTGCGGCAATCGTCCGATTAGGTATCTGGCCGACGCTTACACCACCGTGGTGCGCGGCATCCCTGACCTACTGATCATTTACCTGCTTTATTTTGGCGGCAGTCAGTTACTGACCCACCTCGGCAAGCTGTTCGGTGAAGGGCAATTTATCAGCTTCCCCGGTTTCCTTGCCGGGATGCTGGCGGTTGGGATTGCTGCGGGCGCTCAGCAAACCGAGGTATTTCGCGGCGCGTTTTATGCTATTTCGCCAGGCGAGCTGGAGGCGGCGAAAGCCTTTGGCATGAGCACGCCGGTGCGCATTCGGCGCATTATTATTCCGCTTCTGCTGCGCCATGCGCTGCCGGGAATGGGCAACGTTTGGCAGGTGGTTTTAAAGGCAGCGGCGCTGGTGTCGGTGACCGGTTTGGCCGAGCTGATGAACAAGGCACAAACTGGCGCAGGTTCAACCGGTAAACCTTTTGACTTTTACTGTGCCGCGGCGCTGCTTTACCTGCTGATTTCGGCCTGTTCGGGCTGGTCGCTGCGTAAAGCAGAAGCGCACTATTCACGCGGAGTGAAACGCTAA
- a CDS encoding ABC transporter permease yields MDVEFLWDTLLQLLPGIPLTLQLSFYSVAIGFCLALLLAFARLSPYRWLSEPARIYVFCFRGTPLLVQLFLIYYGLGQFESVRHSFLWPMLREPYGCALLTLSLCTAAYGSEILRGGLLSVPHGALEAARACGMSRLLMVRRIILPIAIRQALPAYGNELISMVQSTSLCSIITLMDITGIAAQIISDTYRALEVFMVTGVIYLLINLVISRIVMLLEYRLTPHLRATMTLAVKKQRVIQ; encoded by the coding sequence ATGGACGTCGAATTTTTGTGGGACACACTCCTGCAGCTGCTGCCGGGCATTCCGCTCACGCTGCAACTGAGCTTTTATTCGGTGGCAATCGGCTTTTGCCTTGCCCTGCTGCTGGCCTTTGCCCGCCTTTCACCCTACCGCTGGCTTAGCGAACCGGCGAGAATTTACGTTTTCTGTTTTCGCGGCACTCCGCTGCTGGTGCAGCTGTTTCTGATTTACTACGGACTGGGTCAGTTCGAAAGCGTGCGCCACAGCTTTTTATGGCCGATGCTGCGCGAACCTTACGGCTGCGCGTTGCTAACACTTTCGCTGTGTACGGCGGCCTACGGCAGCGAAATTTTGCGTGGTGGACTGCTTTCAGTCCCTCATGGTGCTCTTGAAGCCGCCCGTGCCTGCGGAATGTCACGCCTGCTGATGGTGAGGCGGATAATTCTGCCCATCGCGATTCGCCAGGCCCTACCGGCCTATGGCAACGAGCTGATTTCCATGGTGCAGTCCACCTCGCTATGTTCAATCATCACGCTAATGGATATTACCGGCATCGCCGCACAAATTATTTCCGACACTTATCGTGCGCTGGAAGTGTTTATGGTGACCGGCGTGATTTATCTGCTGATCAATTTGGTCATTAGCCGCATCGTGATGCTGCTTGAGTATCGTTTGACGCCACACCTACGCGCCACCATGACGTTAGCCGTTAAAAAACAGCGTGTTATTCAATAA